One Polyangiaceae bacterium DNA window includes the following coding sequences:
- a CDS encoding M56 family metallopeptidase: MMSVFGWLVTYLIHSTLLLSGAWLCDRFLLRGRPHWQEFVWRVALVGGLVTATAQSALPLRPVAGTLSLERLNEQTSNAQQAAGPITTIVIQRGGEPRTVVISREPAAFFPVAMATSPRVFPWQTAALSVWGMGAVALLGALGLSWRSLRRRIEDRRRLEGEPIGDVLAELAARKPVVRAPLISATDEVPVPMALGLRRPEILLPERVALELSVKAQESVLAHELGHIVRRDPLYRLLVAAFVRVFFFQPLNFVAARKLAAAAEQLADDWAAERTARPLDLAECLTKVARWAMVSAPPSMVPAMALGTSELRQRVERLVKGEWLSMRTKRTVWALPIASIVLTALYLLAPCATGVAEAKDKPPKPPPMLRTGTHVPPAPPAPPPLPGRAADADVDDDADEDQDEQCEAQRHPHGKHKHFKGRHFGGRFASPPPHPPAPHAPRAPRAPHAPHAPPAPHAPPAPPSPPMFDADDFDVFVMPPLPPMPPPPPPMPNFDGLRVDVDVDVDMEELHEHLAELHEQMSELRAKIRQKTMKAVQKEMKQARKEAEKARKQAQREAERARRRAQRERDANDDDADDDED; this comes from the coding sequence ATGATGAGCGTATTCGGCTGGCTCGTCACGTACTTGATTCACAGCACGCTCCTCCTATCAGGCGCGTGGTTATGTGATCGATTCCTCTTGCGTGGGCGGCCGCATTGGCAGGAATTCGTCTGGCGCGTGGCCCTCGTCGGGGGCCTCGTGACGGCGACCGCGCAATCTGCGCTGCCATTGCGTCCTGTTGCAGGGACGTTGTCCCTCGAGCGGTTGAACGAGCAAACCTCGAATGCCCAACAGGCGGCTGGTCCCATTACGACCATCGTCATTCAACGCGGCGGCGAACCGAGGACCGTGGTGATTTCGCGCGAGCCAGCGGCCTTTTTTCCGGTCGCAATGGCAACGTCGCCGCGTGTTTTTCCGTGGCAAACGGCGGCGCTTTCGGTGTGGGGCATGGGCGCTGTCGCTCTGCTTGGCGCGCTTGGTCTATCGTGGAGGTCGCTGCGCAGGCGCATCGAAGACCGGCGCAGGCTCGAGGGCGAGCCGATTGGCGACGTTCTTGCCGAGCTTGCGGCGCGAAAGCCCGTCGTGCGTGCGCCGCTCATCAGCGCGACGGACGAAGTGCCGGTTCCCATGGCGCTGGGGCTTCGGCGGCCCGAAATCCTCTTGCCCGAGCGTGTTGCATTGGAGCTATCCGTAAAGGCGCAGGAGAGCGTCTTGGCGCACGAGCTTGGGCACATCGTGCGGCGCGATCCGCTTTATCGGTTGCTCGTCGCCGCGTTCGTCCGGGTATTTTTCTTCCAGCCGCTGAACTTCGTCGCAGCTCGAAAGCTCGCGGCTGCGGCGGAGCAATTGGCGGACGATTGGGCTGCAGAACGCACGGCGAGGCCGCTCGATCTAGCCGAATGCCTAACAAAAGTGGCTCGCTGGGCAATGGTGTCCGCGCCGCCCTCCATGGTGCCTGCAATGGCACTTGGGACGAGCGAGCTGCGGCAGCGTGTGGAGAGGCTCGTGAAAGGAGAATGGTTGTCCATGAGAACGAAACGAACCGTGTGGGCTTTACCGATAGCGTCGATTGTATTGACTGCGCTCTACTTGCTTGCTCCATGCGCGACCGGCGTGGCGGAAGCGAAAGACAAGCCCCCCAAGCCGCCGCCGATGCTTCGAACTGGGACGCATGTGCCGCCAGCGCCTCCCGCACCGCCTCCGCTACCAGGACGAGCGGCTGACGCGGACGTCGACGATGACGCCGACGAAGACCAGGACGAACAGTGCGAGGCCCAGCGGCATCCGCACGGGAAACACAAGCACTTCAAGGGTCGGCATTTTGGTGGGCGTTTCGCATCGCCTCCGCCGCATCCTCCAGCGCCGCATGCACCGCGTGCACCGCGTGCACCGCATGCACCGCATGCACCGCCAGCGCCGCATGCACCGCCAGCGCCGCCTTCTCCGCCCATGTTCGACGCTGACGACTTCGACGTGTTCGTCATGCCGCCTTTGCCGCCCATGCCGCCCCCGCCGCCTCCGATGCCGAACTTCGATGGTTTGCGCGTGGATGTCGATGTCGATGTCGACATGGAAGAGCTGCACGAGCATCTTGCGGAGCTGCACGAGCAGATGAGCGAGCTACGCGCAAAGATTCGTCAGAAGACGATGAAGGCCGTGCAAAAGGAGATGAAGCAAGCTCGCAAGGAAGCCGAAAAGGCGCGCAAGCAGGCCCAGCGAGAGGCCGAGCGTGCCAGGCGTCGCGCGCAAAGGGAGCGCGACGCGAATGACGACGACGCGGACGACGACGAAGATTGA
- a CDS encoding redoxin domain-containing protein, whose translation MKTLRWWGPVASVVVALAFGIIPYGALTYSGKIPIALRDNPWPMELVAIGATGAAIFLAVRAYREKRLRILATATAALATFATAIFLMLVHVASYDLPGAPKELAVGMVAPDFVLADAKGESVALASMRGQPVLLVFHRGVW comes from the coding sequence ATGAAAACACTCCGTTGGTGGGGTCCTGTCGCGAGTGTCGTGGTTGCGCTGGCCTTTGGCATCATACCGTATGGCGCGCTCACGTACTCGGGCAAGATTCCCATAGCATTACGTGACAATCCTTGGCCGATGGAGCTCGTTGCCATTGGCGCGACGGGTGCGGCCATCTTCCTGGCCGTTCGAGCGTATCGTGAAAAGCGGCTGCGCATACTGGCCACGGCGACCGCTGCTTTGGCGACGTTTGCCACGGCAATCTTTCTCATGCTGGTTCACGTCGCGAGTTACGACCTTCCTGGTGCGCCGAAGGAGCTTGCCGTGGGCATGGTAGCGCCCGATTTCGTGCTCGCCGATGCAAAAGGTGAATCCGTTGCGCTCGCGTCGATGCGGGGCCAGCCCGTGCTCTTGGTCTTTCATCGCGGCGTATGGTGA
- a CDS encoding redoxin domain-containing protein — MKEFEAKGIRIVAISSDEKEVLAEAQRDLALPFPLLSDADEQVIKRYGLVHAGANNGQDIARPAEILLDGQGVIRWAVFSDNLRVAPRPEDVLEAAAKW, encoded by the coding sequence ATGAAAGAGTTCGAGGCGAAGGGAATTCGAATTGTTGCGATCAGCAGTGACGAAAAGGAGGTTTTGGCCGAAGCGCAGCGCGACCTCGCATTGCCTTTCCCATTGCTTTCGGACGCTGACGAGCAAGTGATCAAGCGTTACGGATTGGTGCACGCGGGGGCAAACAATGGGCAGGACATCGCGCGTCCGGCGGAAATCTTGCTCGATGGTCAAGGTGTGATTCGTTGGGCGGTCTTTTCGGACAACCTGCGCGTTGCTCCTCGCCCGGAAGACGTGCTCGAAGCTGCCGCGAAGTGGTGA
- a CDS encoding AAA family ATPase: MKIPYGNADFADIRRRGMFYVDKTPFLAELENDELGYKFLIFLRPRRFGKSSLVSLLENYYGMHRVNEFDELFRGLWVHEHPTPEKNKYLILTLDFSQMGAGGGSRERLEESFLDAMRSSVKTLCLRHRDRFPELGKMYSELMIYKSATGMLADLLGIAAGLGEQIYILIDEYDTFANDLLSAGNVDLYAAVTDKAGFVREFYRAIKVGTRSGAVGRLFVTGATPILLDDLMTGFNIVTNISNRARFNALVGFTRADVERAVDELLASRPELSAVEGIGDRAKLLEVLEQYYDGYRFSPMATERVFNSDLVLHFLRDLADLGAYPTQMLDPNARTDYRKLHALWATAGKAPEERRQVLETVLNENHVWSDLVEQFGRKTISTTSQFVSLMYYTGMLTLSTDPPEGILVRFETPNRVIRELGWEHYAQLLQDLEGVDLTGQPVSVALRTMAKTGDIGPLLDVLRENVLKVLGLKDLRRYNEKSMKMLLIGAIVPTGMFYVLSEKEFAQGYTDLFLSPMPQLPNGKYAWIIELKYLQATATEAHVRAAVDEAEGQLRKYSSDAQLLPMLTRGLELKAGTLVFVGCKDVQWWPFTAPRD, from the coding sequence ATGAAGATCCCCTACGGCAACGCCGACTTCGCCGACATTCGCAGACGAGGCATGTTCTACGTCGACAAGACGCCGTTTCTTGCGGAGCTCGAGAACGACGAGCTTGGCTACAAGTTCCTCATCTTCCTGCGACCACGACGGTTTGGCAAGTCGTCGCTCGTCAGCCTGCTCGAGAACTACTACGGCATGCACCGGGTGAACGAATTCGATGAGCTCTTCCGGGGCTTGTGGGTCCACGAGCATCCCACGCCGGAAAAGAACAAGTACCTGATTCTCACGCTGGACTTTTCCCAAATGGGCGCCGGCGGCGGCTCGCGGGAACGCCTCGAAGAAAGCTTCCTCGACGCGATGCGTAGCTCGGTAAAAACGTTGTGCTTGCGCCATCGCGATCGTTTCCCGGAATTGGGCAAGATGTATTCCGAATTGATGATTTACAAGTCGGCGACGGGAATGCTGGCGGATCTGCTCGGTATTGCCGCAGGACTTGGCGAACAGATTTACATCTTGATCGACGAATACGACACGTTTGCGAATGATTTGTTGTCGGCGGGCAACGTGGATCTTTATGCAGCCGTCACCGACAAGGCGGGCTTCGTACGAGAATTTTATCGAGCCATCAAGGTGGGAACTCGAAGCGGCGCCGTCGGGCGCCTATTCGTCACGGGCGCGACGCCGATATTGCTGGACGACTTGATGACGGGATTCAACATCGTCACGAACATCTCGAATCGCGCTCGATTCAACGCACTCGTTGGATTCACGCGTGCAGACGTGGAACGAGCCGTGGACGAGCTGCTCGCGTCGCGACCGGAGTTGTCTGCGGTCGAAGGAATCGGTGATCGCGCCAAGCTGCTCGAAGTGCTCGAGCAGTACTACGATGGGTATCGTTTTTCACCCATGGCCACGGAGCGCGTTTTCAATTCGGATCTCGTCCTTCATTTCTTGCGGGATCTGGCGGACCTCGGGGCCTACCCCACGCAGATGCTCGATCCAAATGCTCGCACCGACTACCGAAAGCTCCACGCTCTTTGGGCCACGGCAGGGAAAGCTCCGGAGGAACGGCGTCAGGTGCTCGAAACGGTCCTCAATGAAAATCACGTCTGGAGCGACCTCGTGGAGCAGTTCGGGCGAAAAACCATTTCGACGACGAGTCAATTCGTATCGCTGATGTATTACACGGGGATGCTCACGCTGAGCACCGATCCACCGGAAGGCATTCTCGTTCGATTCGAAACGCCCAACCGAGTCATTCGCGAGCTCGGGTGGGAGCATTACGCGCAACTGCTCCAGGATCTCGAAGGAGTCGACTTGACGGGCCAGCCGGTGAGCGTGGCCCTTCGAACCATGGCAAAAACGGGCGATATCGGGCCGTTGCTCGACGTATTGCGCGAAAATGTCCTGAAGGTGCTGGGATTGAAAGATCTGCGCCGATACAATGAAAAGTCGATGAAAATGTTGCTCATCGGGGCCATCGTCCCGACGGGCATGTTTTACGTGCTCAGCGAAAAAGAATTCGCCCAAGGGTATACGGATCTGTTCCTGAGCCCGATGCCGCAGTTGCCGAATGGCAAGTATGCCTGGATCATCGAGCTGAAGTATTTGCAAGCGACCGCGACCGAGGCACACGTGCGTGCTGCGGTCGACGAGGCAGAAGGGCAGCTTCGCAAGTATTCATCGGACGCGCAGCTCTTGCCGATGCTGACGCGGGGCCTCGAGCTGAAGGCCGGGACGCTCGTTTTCGTGGGTTGCAAGGACGTGCAGTGGTGGCCGTTTACGGCGCCCCGTGATTAG
- a CDS encoding NADP-dependent malic enzyme, whose product MQRKQDALAYHSSGRPGKIEVVPTKPLVTQRDLTLAYSPGVAEPCLAIADNPERGWDYTSRGNLVAVISNGTAVLGLGNIGPLAGKPVMEGKGCLFKKFADIDVFDLEVDARDPKKLIEVVAALEPTFGGINLEDIKAPECFEIEAALRKRMNIPVFHDDQHGTAIISGAGLLNAAEIIGKKLSDLKVVVSGAGASAIACANFYVELGVRLENITMIDSVGVIHDGRKDDLNEYKARFARKDDGARTRADALKGADVFLGLSKAGLVTGEMLKTMADKPIIFALANPDPEISYPEAKSARPDAIVATGRSDFPNQVNNVLGFPFIFRGALDVRARDINETMKVAAATALAKLAHEPVPESVAEAYGAESFRFGPDYIIPKPFDSRVLWWVAPAVAEAAMKSGVARVNIDLDEYRERLQRRMGGAHHTVMRKIVQRAKTTPRRIVFPEGDSIKVLRACDIILDEGIAQPILLGDPALLRTRCEELDIELESRGATFLEPAQAPTLAHYVKDFYDARCRKGVNMAMAQRLLKRRNYFGMAMVKHGDADGFVGGLTMPYPETIRPALQILGIRPDVKRATGMYMMILKDDVKFFADATVNIDPDAETLADTAIQVADAVKAFEIRPHIALVSFSNFGSAPHPASEKAARAVDIIRKARPDLEVDGEVQADIALDAEKLKELFPFTRLTDAANVLIFPSLTSGNAAYKVLAALGGAVAVGPILLGINKPVTVLPRDISVEMIVNMTAYTVTKVSA is encoded by the coding sequence GTGCAAAGAAAACAAGACGCGCTCGCCTACCACAGCAGTGGGCGTCCAGGCAAGATAGAAGTCGTACCCACCAAACCCCTCGTGACGCAGCGTGACCTCACGCTCGCCTATTCGCCCGGCGTGGCCGAACCGTGTTTGGCCATCGCGGACAATCCCGAGCGGGGATGGGATTACACGTCGCGCGGCAATCTCGTCGCCGTCATCTCCAACGGCACCGCCGTGCTCGGACTTGGCAACATCGGACCTCTCGCGGGAAAACCCGTGATGGAAGGCAAAGGATGTTTGTTCAAGAAGTTCGCCGACATCGACGTTTTCGACTTGGAAGTCGATGCGCGCGACCCGAAGAAGCTCATCGAAGTCGTCGCAGCGCTCGAACCGACCTTCGGCGGCATCAACCTCGAAGACATCAAAGCTCCAGAATGTTTCGAGATTGAAGCGGCATTGCGCAAACGGATGAACATTCCGGTCTTCCATGACGATCAACACGGAACGGCCATCATTTCCGGCGCAGGGCTGCTCAATGCCGCCGAAATCATTGGCAAAAAGCTCTCCGACCTGAAGGTCGTCGTATCGGGCGCGGGCGCTTCGGCCATTGCGTGCGCAAACTTCTACGTCGAGCTTGGCGTGCGCCTCGAAAACATCACGATGATCGATTCGGTGGGGGTCATTCACGACGGCCGCAAGGACGACCTCAACGAATACAAAGCTCGGTTTGCCCGCAAAGACGACGGCGCGCGGACGCGAGCCGATGCGCTGAAGGGCGCCGACGTGTTCCTCGGCCTTTCGAAAGCAGGGCTCGTCACGGGCGAAATGCTGAAGACCATGGCCGACAAGCCTATCATCTTTGCGCTGGCGAATCCGGATCCCGAAATATCGTACCCCGAAGCCAAATCGGCGCGGCCGGATGCCATCGTGGCCACGGGAAGGTCGGATTTCCCGAACCAAGTCAACAACGTGCTCGGATTCCCGTTCATTTTCCGCGGAGCCCTCGATGTGCGCGCCAGGGACATCAATGAAACGATGAAGGTCGCGGCGGCCACGGCGCTCGCGAAATTGGCGCACGAACCGGTGCCGGAATCGGTCGCGGAGGCGTATGGGGCCGAATCGTTCCGGTTTGGCCCGGATTACATCATTCCCAAGCCTTTCGATTCGCGCGTGCTCTGGTGGGTCGCTCCCGCCGTGGCCGAAGCAGCGATGAAGTCGGGCGTTGCGCGCGTGAACATCGACCTCGACGAATACCGCGAAAGGCTGCAGCGGCGCATGGGAGGCGCGCATCACACGGTGATGCGCAAAATCGTGCAGCGCGCCAAGACGACCCCGCGGCGCATCGTTTTCCCCGAAGGCGACAGCATCAAAGTGCTGCGCGCGTGCGACATCATCCTCGACGAAGGCATCGCGCAGCCCATCTTGCTCGGCGATCCGGCGCTTTTGCGGACGCGCTGCGAAGAGCTCGACATTGAGCTCGAATCTCGCGGCGCCACGTTCCTCGAACCTGCGCAGGCGCCCACGCTCGCCCATTACGTCAAGGACTTCTACGATGCACGATGCCGCAAGGGCGTCAACATGGCCATGGCGCAGCGGCTCTTGAAGCGTCGTAACTACTTTGGCATGGCCATGGTCAAGCACGGGGATGCCGATGGCTTCGTCGGAGGCTTGACCATGCCATATCCGGAGACCATTCGGCCTGCGCTACAAATCCTTGGCATTCGTCCGGACGTCAAGCGCGCGACGGGGATGTACATGATGATCCTGAAGGACGACGTGAAGTTCTTCGCAGACGCGACGGTGAACATCGATCCGGATGCGGAGACGCTTGCGGATACTGCCATTCAGGTGGCCGATGCGGTGAAGGCTTTCGAGATTCGTCCTCACATTGCGCTGGTGTCGTTTTCGAATTTCGGTTCGGCGCCGCATCCCGCATCGGAAAAGGCGGCGCGCGCGGTCGACATCATTCGCAAAGCGCGCCCGGACTTGGAAGTCGACGGCGAAGTGCAAGCGGATATCGCGCTCGATGCGGAAAAGCTGAAGGAGCTGTTCCCATTCACGCGCCTCACGGATGCGGCCAACGTGCTGATCTTCCCGTCGCTCACGTCAGGCAATGCAGCGTACAAGGTGCTTGCGGCCTTGGGTGGCGCTGTCGCGGTGGGACCGATATTGCTGGGCATCAACAAGCCGGTCACGGTGTTGCCGCGTGACATCTCGGTGGAGATGATCGTGAACATGACGGCGTACACGGTGACCAAAGTGTCGGCGTGA
- a CDS encoding HAD family hydrolase, with the protein MRYLALACDYDGTIAKHGTIAEETLAAMERLRATGRKIVLVTGRMLNDLLAILPRPELFDRIVAENGALLYRPVGREERVLAETPPAWFVNELRDKGVAPLAVGHVIIATHASHDHTVLDAIRESGLELRMVYNQESLMVLPAEVGKGSGLQIALRELGMSPHEVVGIGNAENDHAFLGLCECSAAVADAAPSLIEVVDVVTKGHDGAGVTELIDKLVKDDLRHVEPRLTRRHALLGNTHDGNPLYIPPYGGNVLIVGPSGSGKTTFAMALLERLAEQSYQFIAIDPEGDYSRFEDAIELGDFRRAPSVDEILRVLDNPDTDVSVNMLAIALGDRPAFLEQLFPRLQSMRARTGRPHWILIDEAHHVWPAAWGPIALTFPQEVGELVLVTLHADEISPAILKHIDYMVCVGPIPEASLAEFCRATGESVPAMETPPHPGEVLVWNRGAGHAPRRVVPVPGRAEHLRHLRKYAEGNLHEKSFYFRGPGGRLNLRARNLITFIEIADGVDDATWRYHLARGDYTRWFAEAVKDPALSSIAADVAARSELTPRQSRALIAEAIAARYTLPARP; encoded by the coding sequence ATGCGGTACCTCGCACTCGCCTGCGACTACGACGGTACGATCGCCAAACACGGTACGATTGCCGAGGAAACGCTTGCAGCCATGGAGCGCCTGCGAGCCACCGGTCGCAAGATCGTGCTCGTCACAGGTCGCATGCTCAATGACCTGCTGGCCATTCTTCCTCGGCCCGAGCTTTTCGATCGCATCGTTGCCGAAAACGGCGCCCTCCTTTATCGCCCCGTCGGTCGCGAAGAACGCGTGCTCGCCGAGACCCCGCCCGCGTGGTTCGTGAACGAGCTACGCGACAAAGGCGTCGCTCCGCTCGCCGTGGGGCACGTGATCATTGCAACCCATGCATCGCACGATCACACGGTGCTCGATGCAATTCGGGAAAGCGGTCTCGAATTGCGCATGGTGTACAACCAGGAATCATTGATGGTGCTTCCTGCCGAGGTCGGAAAAGGCAGCGGTTTGCAGATCGCATTGCGCGAGCTCGGAATGTCCCCGCACGAAGTCGTTGGTATTGGCAACGCCGAAAATGATCATGCTTTCCTTGGTTTATGCGAATGCTCTGCGGCCGTGGCCGACGCGGCCCCATCGCTCATCGAGGTGGTGGACGTCGTGACGAAAGGCCACGATGGCGCCGGTGTCACCGAGCTCATCGACAAGCTCGTCAAAGACGATCTGCGACACGTCGAACCGCGCCTGACGCGTCGCCATGCGCTGCTCGGAAATACGCACGACGGAAACCCGCTGTACATCCCGCCGTATGGAGGCAATGTTCTCATCGTGGGGCCGTCGGGTAGCGGTAAAACCACGTTTGCGATGGCGCTGCTCGAGCGGCTGGCGGAGCAATCGTACCAATTCATTGCCATTGATCCCGAGGGCGATTATTCGCGATTCGAGGACGCCATCGAACTTGGTGACTTTCGGCGTGCTCCGAGCGTCGATGAAATCCTGCGCGTGCTCGACAACCCCGATACCGACGTATCGGTCAATATGCTCGCCATCGCGCTTGGTGACCGTCCTGCGTTTCTCGAGCAGTTATTTCCGCGTTTGCAATCCATGCGTGCCCGCACGGGCCGACCTCATTGGATTCTCATTGACGAGGCGCATCACGTTTGGCCTGCGGCGTGGGGTCCCATCGCGCTCACGTTTCCGCAGGAAGTCGGGGAGCTCGTGCTGGTGACGCTCCATGCGGACGAAATTTCGCCCGCGATTCTGAAGCATATTGATTACATGGTGTGCGTTGGCCCGATACCCGAGGCGTCCCTCGCCGAGTTTTGCCGAGCCACCGGAGAGTCTGTTCCGGCAATGGAAACACCTCCGCATCCCGGGGAAGTGCTCGTATGGAATCGAGGTGCGGGGCATGCGCCGCGCAGGGTGGTTCCGGTACCTGGCCGTGCCGAGCATTTGCGACATTTGCGCAAGTATGCCGAAGGTAATCTGCACGAAAAGAGTTTTTATTTCCGGGGTCCGGGCGGACGGTTGAACTTGCGGGCTCGCAACTTGATCACGTTCATCGAGATTGCGGACGGGGTCGACGACGCTACGTGGCGCTATCATCTTGCCCGAGGCGACTACACGCGTTGGTTTGCCGAGGCGGTCAAGGATCCTGCGTTGTCCTCGATCGCCGCCGATGTGGCCGCGCGCTCGGAGCTCACACCGCGCCAGAGTCGAGCGCTCATCGCCGAAGCCATTGCGGCTCGCTACACGCTGCCAGCCAGGCCGTAG